One window of the Trifolium pratense cultivar HEN17-A07 linkage group LG2, ARS_RC_1.1, whole genome shotgun sequence genome contains the following:
- the LOC123904352 gene encoding uncharacterized protein LOC123904352 translates to MQSVSVSSLSEVSGKFENDFFAKLRIEDEKIENENEVKHEEDEVEEEDEDDDEFTFVFADPDGSPISADDVFDNGQIRPIFPIFGQDLDHFTDDYDNESGNRSPVRKIFVESVSSSETATSSSSAAAEGTYCEWNPKKAVKSNSTGSSKLWKLRDPKLRSNSDGKDAFVFLNPAKVEKTSSSETKNVNVVVKKVKMVKGKTTPSAHEKHYMMSKARKESDKRKSYLPYRQELFGFFSSTNGLGLSRNVHPY, encoded by the coding sequence ATGCAAAGCGTTTCAGTTTCATCTCTCAGCGAGGTTTCTGGAAAGTTCGAAAACGATTTCTTTGCAAAGCTTAGAATCGAAGACGAGAAAATCGAAAACGAAAACGAAGTTAAAcacgaagaagatgaagtagaagaagaagatgaagatgatgatgagttTACCTTCGTTTTTGCAGATCCTGATGGTTCACCGATTTCCGCTGACGATGTATTCGATAACGGTCAGATTCGTCCGATTTTTCCTATATTCGGTCAGGATCTTGATCATTTCACCGACGATTACGATAACGAATCTGGAAACCGTTCACCGGTGAGAAAAATCTTCGTTGAATCGGTTTCTTCATCAGAAACTGCAACCTCGTCGAGTTCCGCGGCGGCGGAAGGAACATACTGCGAATGGAATCCAAAAAAAGCAGTGAAGAGTAACTCAACAGGATCATCTAAGCTATGGAAGTTACGCGATCCGAAATTAAGAAGTAACAGTGACGGAAAAGACGCGTTCGTATTTTTGAATCCGGCGAAGGTAGAGAAAACGAGTTCTAGTGAAACGAAGAACGTTAATGTTGTTGTGAAGAAAGTGAAAATGGTGAAAGGTAAAACGACGCCGTCTGCACATGAGAAACATTATATGATGAGTAAAGCGAGGAAGGAAAGTGATAAACGGAAATCTTATTTGCCATATAGGCAAGAATTGTTTGGGtttttttctagtacaaatGGATTGGGATTGAGTAGGAATGTTCATCCTTATtga
- the LOC123910075 gene encoding AMSH-like ubiquitin thioesterase 2 isoform X1 — translation MELHKSFLDHKVTKSSPSPALCCVETVSQDEQNSHITAYNSGDGSTNSYNESSSSKTVRDVHISMRLMEDFLDLAKENTEKDLETCGILGAFLEKGTLYMTTLIIPKQESASNSCNATNEEEVFTILNDRSLYPVGWIHTHPSQSCFMSSVDLHTQYSYQAMIPEAFAIVLAPTDTSRSCGLFRLTEPDGMNILKNCPETGFHPHKEPDNGSPVYEHCSNVYKNSNLRFEIFDLR, via the exons ATGGAACTCCATAAATCCTTTTTAGATCATAAAGTAACCAAGTCCTCACCTTCGCCTGCCCTCTGCTGTGTGGAGACAGTGTCTCAAGATGAACAAAATTCTCATATTACAGCTTATAATTCAGGAGATGGATCCACAAACTCATATAATGAATCTTCTTCATCAAAGACCGTGCGCGATGTACATATT TCAATGCGGTTAATGGAGGATTTTCTTGATCTTGCTAAAGAAAATACAGAAAAGGATCTGGAAACATGTGGTATACTTGGTGCCTTTCTT GAGAAAGGAACCCTCTACATGACTACACTAATCATACCGAAGCAGGAATCGGCATCTAATTCA TGTAATGCCACAAATGAGGAGGAAGTTTTCACAATTCTAAATGACAGATCCCTCTATCCTGTTGGATGGATCCAT ACGCACCCTTCTCAAAGTTGTTTCATGTCATCGGTGGATCTGCACACTCAATATTCCTACCAG GCGATGATTCCTGAGGCATTTGCCATTGTATTGGCGCCAACTGATACCTCAAG GAGCTGTGGACTCTTTCGCCTAACCGAACCTGATGGGATGAATATTCTGAAAAATTGCCCCGAGACGGGATTTCATCCACACAAAGAACCAGATAATGGAAGCCCTGTGTACGAGCACTGCTCCAATGTGTACAAAAACTCCAATCTAAGGTTTGAAATCTTTGATTTACGCTAA
- the LOC123910075 gene encoding AMSH-like ubiquitin thioesterase 2 isoform X2, translating to MRLMEDFLDLAKENTEKDLETCGILGAFLEKGTLYMTTLIIPKQESASNSCNATNEEEVFTILNDRSLYPVGWIHTHPSQSCFMSSVDLHTQYSYQAMIPEAFAIVLAPTDTSRSCGLFRLTEPDGMNILKNCPETGFHPHKEPDNGSPVYEHCSNVYKNSNLRFEIFDLR from the exons ATGCGGTTAATGGAGGATTTTCTTGATCTTGCTAAAGAAAATACAGAAAAGGATCTGGAAACATGTGGTATACTTGGTGCCTTTCTT GAGAAAGGAACCCTCTACATGACTACACTAATCATACCGAAGCAGGAATCGGCATCTAATTCA TGTAATGCCACAAATGAGGAGGAAGTTTTCACAATTCTAAATGACAGATCCCTCTATCCTGTTGGATGGATCCAT ACGCACCCTTCTCAAAGTTGTTTCATGTCATCGGTGGATCTGCACACTCAATATTCCTACCAG GCGATGATTCCTGAGGCATTTGCCATTGTATTGGCGCCAACTGATACCTCAAG GAGCTGTGGACTCTTTCGCCTAACCGAACCTGATGGGATGAATATTCTGAAAAATTGCCCCGAGACGGGATTTCATCCACACAAAGAACCAGATAATGGAAGCCCTGTGTACGAGCACTGCTCCAATGTGTACAAAAACTCCAATCTAAGGTTTGAAATCTTTGATTTACGCTAA